The window CGTGCCGCTCGGCGTCGGGGCCCACCTGGAGCACTGGGGCGTGTCCGCCGACCGCCTGCGCGAACTGGACTGGCACGAGGCCACCAGGGTCGGCGGGCTCACCCTGACCGCTACCCCCGCCCGCCACTTCTGCGGCCGGGCCCTGCGCAACACCCAGCACACCCTGTGGGCCTCCTGGGCCGTCGCGGGTGAGGAGCACCGCATCTACCACAGCGGTGACACCGGCTACTTCGAGGGCTTCCGGCAGATCGGCGCCGACCACGGCCCGTTCGACGCGACGATGATCCAGATCGGCGCGTACTCCGAGTTCTGGCCGGACATCCACATGACGCCCGAGGAGGGGGTCCGGGCCCACCTGGACCTCCAGGGGAACGCGCCGTCCGGTGTGCTGCTGCCGATCCACTGGGGCACCTTCACCCTCGCCCCGCACGCCTGGGCCGAGCCGGGCGAGTGGACGAAGGACGCCGCCGAGGAGGTCGGACAGGCGGTCGCGCTCCCGCGGCCGGGGGAGCCCTTCGAGCCCACGGGCAAGGTCCCCGCGGAGCCGTGGTGGCGACCGGTGTCCGCGCCCCTCTCCCACCCGTGGCGCCGCGCCGCCGAGGGACCGGAGGCCGTTCCCGCCGCCCCGGCCGCCGAGGCCGCCCCGACCTCCCCGGGTGACCTCGACCTCGCAGGCGAGCGCTGACGCCCGTCCAGGGTGACCTCTTCGCCGGAAATCTCTGAGAACTTCCCGACCGAGTTCGTCCTTTTCCTCCGGCTCGATGCGGACATTCGGCGACTTCGGCTGCGCGGCAATACCGACGATGTGCCACAAGCACATGCCGCGCAGCCGGCTGGAAATACCTAAACCTCACCGACCAGGCAAAGCTCCACAGATCCCGTTCTACACCTGACGTGGCAGCTTCCTGCAAGCGCCGTGCCGTGCGAAGGAATCGCATGTTAAAGTTTCGGCACTTGATAATCTGTTTAATTGTGAGGCGATTATGCACGAACGCGAGTTGCGCGCTTTTGTCGCGATTGCCGAAATAGGTCGAATGGACCTCGCAGCCAAGAAGCTCGGATACTCGCAACCGGCAATAAGTTACCAAATCATATGCCTTGAGCGATCTCTGGGTATCAAGCTGTTCACCCGTAATTCAGGTGGCACCACTCTGACCCGTGAAGGGCAGATGATCCTGTCCTCGGCGCGCGCGACTCTGATGCTGATCGAGAACATCAAGAGAGAATGCACGGAATTCAGCAGAGCGCCCGTGGCCGTCACGAGCCTGGTGCCCTGACCCCCGGCCCGGCTCTCCACGACCACCTCGATCGGCACTAGGGAGAACCGTGGCACAGCGGGAGAACCAAATCGCCGGCGTGAGCACGCCCCCGGCCCACCGGGACCGCGGCACCGTGGTGGTGTCGGGCCTCGCCAGCGACGCGCACACGTGGAACCTGGTCTACCTCCAGCTCGTCATCGAGGAACTCGGCTACCACGTGATCAACCTCGGGCCCTGCGTGCCGGACGACGTGCTGGTCGCCGAATGCCGCCGGATCGATCCGGCGCTGGTCGTCATCGGCAGTGTCAACGGGCACGGCTGCACCGACGGCCTGCGCGCGGTCACCCGGCTGCGCGCCTGCCCGGAACTGGCCGCCACGCCGATGGTGATCGGCGGCAAGCTCACGGTGTCCGACGAGAACGCCGGCCGCCACGCGCGGGCCCTGATGGCCGCGGGCTTCGACGCCGTCTTCCCCGACCAGGCCTCGGACGCGGCCGACTTCACGGCGTTCGTCGCCTCGCTCCCGCCCGCCGCGCAGCCGGCGCTGACCGCGGGGAGATCCCGGTGACCGTCCTCGTACCCGGCCGGCCCACCCAGGCGGAGCCGGGATTCGGCGCGTTCGTCCGTGCGCGGGCGCGGGCCGGCGCTCTCGTCGTGCAGCCACGCATGGGTTTCGGCGATCCGGAGCGGATGCGGGCGGGGCTGGCCGCCACCAAGGCGGCACGCGGGCACACCGCCGGCACGCTGACCCTGGACAGCTACACCAGGGTCGGTGACCTGGCCGCGGTCGAGCACGCCCGGCGCGAGGACCTGCCGCTCAACGGCTACCCCATCGTCAGCCACCCCGACGCCACGACCCGGGCGATGCTGGCCGGTGTCCGGGACGCCGGCTTCCCCGTGCAGGTGCGGCACGGATCCGCCCTGCCCCAGCACATCTTCCGCAAGCTGATCGCGCTGGGCCTGGACGCGACCGAGGGCGGGCCCGTGTCGTACTGCCTGCCCTACGGACGCACCCCGCTGGCCGAGTCGATCGCGGCCTGGCGGCAGTGCACGGAAATGTTCTCCCGGCTGCGCGACCAGGGCGCCGAACCGCACCTGGAGACCTTCGGCGGCTGCATGATGGGCCAACTCTGCCCGCCCAGCCAGCTGGTGGCGCTCAGCGTGCTGGAGGCGCTGTTCTTCCGCGCGTACGGCTGCCGCAGCATCTCGGTGAGCTACGCCCAGCAGACCCACGCCGGCCAGGACACCGAGGCGGTGTTCGCGTTGCGCCGGCTGTGCGCCGAGCTGCTGCCCGACGTCGACTGGCACGTGGTCGTCTACGCCTACATGGGGGCGTACCCGGTCACCGAGGCGGGCGCGTACCGGCTGCTCGGCGAGGCCGCCGAACTGGCCGTGCGGACCGGCTCCGAGCGGCTCATCGTCAAGACCGTCGCCGAGTCGCGGCGGATCCCCACCGTCGCGGAGAACGTGGCCGCCCTGGAGTACGCGGCGCGGGCGGCCGCGGCGGCCCGGCCGGTGCCCGCGCCGGACACGGACACACAGACGTACGCGGAAGCGCGGGCGCTGATCGAAGGGGTGCTGAACCTGCACTCCGACCTCGCCCGCGCGCTGCTGCTGGCCTTCGAACGCGGCTGCCTCGACATCCCGTACTGCGTGCACCCGGACAACCGGGGCCGCACCCGCAGCCGCCTCGACGCGGAGGGACGGCTGTGCTGGGCGCAGACCGGCGCGCTGCCACTGACCCGACTGGTACGGACCGGGCGGGGGCGTGAGGTGACCGCGGCAGGGCTCCTGGCGGACCTCTCCTATCTGCGGAGCAAGTACGACCGGGAGGCGCTGTACGACCACGCCCCGGCCGAGGTGCCGTCCGCCGACCCGGCGTGACGGCGGCGGGCCGACCGTACCGGCCGCCCCCGCGGCCGCCGGCCGTGTTCCGTCGGGAGGCGGCCCTGTGCGAGAGGCGGCGCCGTCCGCCCGGGGAAGGCGGGCCGGGTCGGGCGGCCCGTGCCGGGCCGGGGACGGTCAGACCCGGTCCGGGGCCGGTTCCGGCCAGACGGTGAACCGTCGGTGGCCGTAGAGCAGCGGGGTGCCGTTGGAGCAGTCGGTACCGAGAACTTCGCCGAAGACGACGACGTGGTCGCCGACCGCCTTGGTGTCGCGGACCCGGCAGGCGGCGAAGGCGACGGTGTCGTCGGCGAGCCGGGGAAGGGCGGCGTCGCCGGCCGGCTCCCACGGCACGTGCTCGAAGTGGCTCAGGGAGGAATCGGCGAACAGGCGGGCGATCCCGCTCGCGCGGGCCCCGAGCAGGTTCACTCCGAAGAAGCCGTGGGCACGCAGAGCGCCGAGCGTGCGGCTGGTCACCGTCAGGCAGACGGACAGGACCGGCGGATCCAGACTGACGCCGGCGAGGGAGGAGCAGGTCATGCCGCGCGGCCGCCCGTCGGCGTCGACCGTGGTCACGACGGACACACCGGTCGGGAAGGAACTCATGAACGCGCGATACGCCCCGGCGCCGACCGGACCCGGCTCCGCGTCCAGTGCCTTCGCCGCTCCGCCCGGCGCCCCGGCGCGCGCGGTCACCGAGCCTGCTCGCGTTCCCGCCACGCCTGCCTGAGCAGGTCGAGGTGGGCCAGTCCGGCCAGCACCTCGTCGGTCTCCACACCGAAGTCGATCAGGCAGGCGATCTCGTCCACGCCGATCTCGTACAGCCGCTCGCACATCCGCAGCCCGTCCTCGACGGTGCCGAACAGGCCGCTGGTCTCGAAGTACCGGTCGAAGGCCTGGCCGACCAGGAAGTCGATGTCGGCGGGGCTCATCTTGTTCAGGTCCAGCGCGACCGCGTCGGCGCCCGCGGCCCTGGCGGCGTGGATGACCAGGTCGAAGGAGCTGGCCAGGTACTTGCTGAACGGCCCGCGGACGGTCGCCCTGACCTTCTCCCGGTCCGGGCCGACGAACGTGTGCAGCATGAGCGCGACATGCCCGTCGCCCTCGGTCTCGTCGTGATGGTCGCGGAAGGCCTGCCGGTACTCGCCGATCCGCTTCTCCAGCACGTCGACGCCCTGGCCCAGCAGATGGGTCAGCACCCCGGCGCCCATCTCGCCGGCCTCGCGGAAGGTCTGCGGGTTGCCCGCGCTGGTCAGCCAGACCGGCAACTCCCGCTGCACCGGCGGCGGGAAGACCGTCACGTCGACGCTCTCGCCCGCGCCGTCGACGAACGTCGCGGGCTCCTGGCGCCACAGCCTCCGAATCGCCTTCACCGAGTCGATCAGACCGGACCTGCGGGTCGGATATCCCTCCGGGCGCAGGACGAAGTCGGCGGCGTGCCAACCGGAGGCGAATGCGATACCGACCCTTCCTTTGGAGAGGTTGTCGACGACCGACCATTCCTCCGCGATACGCACCGGATGGTGCAGCGGGGCCACCACACTGCCGGCCCGTACCGCGACTTTCTCGGTCACCGCGGCCACCGCGGCGCCCGTCACCGCCGGATTCGGATAGAGGCCGCCGAACGCGTGGAAGTGACGTTCAGGCGTCCACACCGACGCGAAATCGTGGGTGTCGGCGAACTTGGCTCCCTCGATCAGCAGCCGGTACCGGTCGCCGACGTCCTCCTTGTCGTTCGCGAAGTAGAAAAGGCCGAAATCCATGGCGCCTCCAGCCATCAGCGCGTTCGGTGGGTGGCCGAGCGGAAAAGCGGAGCCCGATACTGTCCGCCTGATACGCGCAGCCTAGTCAGGGGGAAAACACCCGCTCCGGGTCAGTTCGAAAACTCTGTGGCCGGGTTTGGAAGGAGCCGTCGAGGACGATCGCCGGCTGCCTCACCGCATCGGCCCGGCACGGCGGTAGGCGCGCGCCGCCGCCGGAGCGGTGACGGCGATCACCAGCAGACAGAAGACGACGGCGAGCGGCGCGGCGTGACGGTCCGGAAAACCGGCCCCGGCGGGCGTTGCTCCCGTGCCCAGCAGATCGCGCACCGTGCTGTTCACCGCGGTCACCGGGTTCCAGCCGACCACCTGGCGCAGCCAGCCGGGCAGGCCGTCCGGCGGCACGAACGCGTTGGACAGGAACGTCGCCGGCAGCAGGCACACCGGTACGAGCGAGGTGACCGCCTCGGCGTTGCGGAGGGTGAGCCCGAGGAAGATCCCCAGGCACGCGCACCCCGTGCCGAGCAGCAGCTCCAGGCCCACCGCGGCCAGCGCCGCCGTGGGGCGGACCCCGTCGGCCCAGCCGGCGATCCACGCGGCGGGCACCACACCGGCCATCGCCACCACCACGGGCAGTGAGTCCACCACGATCCGCCCGGACAGGATGGCCGCGCGGTCGACGGGAAGCGAGCGGAGCCGGTCGAACACACCGTTCTGGAGGTCGTCGAGGACGCCCAGCGCGGAGAGCGCGACCGTCGAGACGGCGAGCGAGGTGATCACGCCCGCCGCCACGTACGCGCCGTACGGCCCGCCGCCGGGCACTCGCATGCTGCCGCCGAACAGGATCCCCAGGCCCACCACCATCGCGACCGGCATCACGGTGAAACCGACCAGCTTCTCCGGCAGGCGCAGCAGATGCCGCAGATGCCGGCCCGCGATGGCCCGCGTGTCGCCGAGGAACTCCGCCATGTCGTCGCGGGCCGGTCAGGCGTGCCCGGCGAGCAGGATCCGGTGCATCGGGGTGTCCAGCACCGCGACCCGCCGCAGTCCGGTCGAGGCGAGCCACTGGTCGTAGTCGTCCAGCAGGAAGGCGTCACCGCCGCCGGTGGCCAGCATGGACGCGGCGAACAGCATCGCGAACCGGTCCTGGACCGACTTGGCGTCCTTCTCGTCGGTGACCAGGTGGTCGGCGATGCAGATCAGGCCGTCCCGTGACAGGGCCTCCTTGGACTTGCGCAGCAACTCCTGCGCCGACTCGGGCGTCTGGAGGTGGAAGATGTTGACGAAGACCAGCAGGTCGTGGTCGCTGCCCCAGCTCTCGGTCCAGAAGTCACGCACCTGGACGCCGAACCGGTCGGCGACGCCGAGCCGTTCGGCCTGCGCCGTGGCGATCGGGGCGATGGCCGGCGCCTCGAGGCCGGTGGCCCGCCAGCGCGGGAACGCCCGCAGCAGCAACTGGCTGTACAGACCGGTACCGCAGCCGATGTCCAGGACGGAGGCGGGCCGGTCGGTGGGCCACTCCAGCGTCTCGAAGCCGCCGCGCAGCGCCTCGACGATCGGCGGCGCCCAGAAGTTGATGCCGCGTACCAGGGACTCGTAGTTGTGCTCGCTGATCTGGTTGAGCTGGAGCCCGCCCGTCTCGTCGCGGTTGTCGCCGCGCACCGCGTCCGCGAGGTTGCGCCAGGAGTGCCAGGCCAGCTGGCGGTCGTACTCGATCTTGCCGACCAGGCTGAACAGCCCGTCCGGCAGCAGGCATTCGCGCATCTCCTCCGGCATCCGGTAGACCGCGGGGCCGTCCTCGGCGGGGACACGGTCGACGATGTCGTAGGCGTACAGGCCGTCCATCAGCACCCGCATCGCCCGCTGGTTGGCGGCGCAGGCCCGCGCGAGCTGGTCACTTGTCCTCGGTCCGGCGCTCAACTCGGCGAACACACCGAGGTCGTGCGCGGCCTCGATGACGCCGGGCGCCCACAGCGAGATCAGGTGCTCGTAGACCCGGTGGGCGGAGTGCACGACCCGGCCGGAGCCCCGCCAGTCGGGAAGCAGCGTGGTGTCCACGAGCGGGCGGACGTTGAGTTCCGGCGCGGGTCCGTCGCCCGCCTCGAAGTCGGCGGGCGTGGTGACACCAGGCGTCATCGCAGTGCTCCTTTGGGGGTAGGCGGCGCCTTGTCGGGCGAGCGGTTCAGCGGGCTGCCGCGGTCCGGTACCTGCGGGCGGCGAGCGGCATGGCCAGCGCGATCATCGCCACGATGAGGACCACGGCGACGGGGATCGGGTGCACCGAGGGGAAGGAGGTGTCGCCGACGGAGGTGGGGTTGCCGAACAGCCGGCGCAGGGCCCCGACCACCGCCGACAGCGGGTTCCACACCGCGATGGCGCGCAGCCACTCGGGCAGTCCGCTCAGCGGGATGAACGCGCTGGACAGGAACGTGAGCGGCATCATGACCATGGACATCACCGCGCTGACCGCCTCGACGTTGCGCAGGGACAGTCCGAGCAGCGCGCCGAGCCAGGCGGCGCCCAGGCCGAGCAGCAGCAGGATGCCGAAGGCGGCCAGGATGTGCGGGGCGCCGGTGTGCACCCGCCAGCCGATCAGGGAGCCGACCGCGGCCATCACGACGATGGCTACGGTGGACAGCAGCAGGTCGGAGACGGTACGCCCGATCAGTACGGCGTAGCGGGACATGGGAAGCGAGCGGAACCGGTCGACCAGGCCGTTGCGCAGGTCGTCGACCACGCCGACCGCGGTGGTCTGCAGGTTGGCCAGCATGACCTGGGCGAAGATGCCGGCCATGATGTACTCGCGGTAGTTGCCGCCCTCGACCTGCATGGCGCTGCCGAACAGGAACCCGAAGACGATCACGTACATCACCGGCATCAGCGTCACGCTGAGCAGCCGTTCCGGCACCCGGGTCAGATGCCGCAGGTGGCGGCCCGTCAGGGCGAGGCAGTCGCTCAGGAACTCGCTCATGTCGCCGCTCCTTCGGTCACCGGCCGCGTCGCGGGGCCGGTCAGGGACAGGAAGACCTCGTCCATCGAGGGACGGCTGAGCCGGAAGTCGGCCACCGGGATACCTGCCTGGACCAGTTCGGTGGCCACCGTCGCGATACCGCCGACGCCTTCGGTCATCGGCACGGAGACCGTCCGCTTCTCCTCGTCCACGAGCGGTTCGTCGACGCCGAACCGGCTCAGCACCTTGGTGAGGGCGACGACGTCGTCCGCGGAGGCGGCGGTGACCCGCAGCCGGTCGTCCCCCACCCGGTCCTTCAACTCGTCGGGGGTGCCCTCGGCGACGACACTGCCGTCCTTCAGCACGGCTATCCGGTCGGCGAGTTGGTCGGCCTCTTCGAGGTACTGGGTGGTCAGCAGGACGGTGACGCCACGGCTCACCTGGGTGCGGATCACCTCCCACAGGGTCAGCCGGCTGGACAGGTCGAGGCCGGTGGTCGGCTCGTCCAGGAACAGCACCGGCGGCTCGGCGATCAGGCTGGCGGCGAGGTCGAGCCTGCGCCGCATGCCGCCGGAGTAGGTCTTCACCGGCCGGTCGGCCGCGTCGGTCAGGTCGAGCCGTTCCAGCAGTTCGTCCGCCCTGGCCCGGGTGGCACTCCGG of the Streptomyces sp. NBC_01788 genome contains:
- a CDS encoding MBL fold metallo-hydrolase, encoding MAGFRPSNPGLRALRPEAFGADPSGERMARIRRSPHFKDGVFQNPGGPARTRPSGSTPAFARRYLDKDERRRRAPRGTVPVHATTLADLARPPATGLRLTWMGHSSVLAEIDGQRVLFDPVWGERCSPFPFVGPRRLHPVPLPLAALGTVDVVVISHDHYDHLDLPTIKALAGTDTLFAVPLGVGAHLEHWGVSADRLRELDWHEATRVGGLTLTATPARHFCGRALRNTQHTLWASWAVAGEEHRIYHSGDTGYFEGFRQIGADHGPFDATMIQIGAYSEFWPDIHMTPEEGVRAHLDLQGNAPSGVLLPIHWGTFTLAPHAWAEPGEWTKDAAEEVGQAVALPRPGEPFEPTGKVPAEPWWRPVSAPLSHPWRRAAEGPEAVPAAPAAEAAPTSPGDLDLAGER
- a CDS encoding LysR family transcriptional regulator; translated protein: MHERELRAFVAIAEIGRMDLAAKKLGYSQPAISYQIICLERSLGIKLFTRNSGGTTLTREGQMILSSARATLMLIENIKRECTEFSRAPVAVTSLVP
- a CDS encoding cobalamin B12-binding domain-containing protein, whose translation is MSTPPAHRDRGTVVVSGLASDAHTWNLVYLQLVIEELGYHVINLGPCVPDDVLVAECRRIDPALVVIGSVNGHGCTDGLRAVTRLRACPELAATPMVIGGKLTVSDENAGRHARALMAAGFDAVFPDQASDAADFTAFVASLPPAAQPALTAGRSR
- a CDS encoding methylaspartate mutase gives rise to the protein MTVLVPGRPTQAEPGFGAFVRARARAGALVVQPRMGFGDPERMRAGLAATKAARGHTAGTLTLDSYTRVGDLAAVEHARREDLPLNGYPIVSHPDATTRAMLAGVRDAGFPVQVRHGSALPQHIFRKLIALGLDATEGGPVSYCLPYGRTPLAESIAAWRQCTEMFSRLRDQGAEPHLETFGGCMMGQLCPPSQLVALSVLEALFFRAYGCRSISVSYAQQTHAGQDTEAVFALRRLCAELLPDVDWHVVVYAYMGAYPVTEAGAYRLLGEAAELAVRTGSERLIVKTVAESRRIPTVAENVAALEYAARAAAAARPVPAPDTDTQTYAEARALIEGVLNLHSDLARALLLAFERGCLDIPYCVHPDNRGRTRSRLDAEGRLCWAQTGALPLTRLVRTGRGREVTAAGLLADLSYLRSKYDREALYDHAPAEVPSADPA
- a CDS encoding flavin reductase family protein — translated: MSSFPTGVSVVTTVDADGRPRGMTCSSLAGVSLDPPVLSVCLTVTSRTLGALRAHGFFGVNLLGARASGIARLFADSSLSHFEHVPWEPAGDAALPRLADDTVAFAACRVRDTKAVGDHVVVFGEVLGTDCSNGTPLLYGHRRFTVWPEPAPDRV
- a CDS encoding MupA/Atu3671 family FMN-dependent luciferase-like monooxygenase; this translates as MDFGLFYFANDKEDVGDRYRLLIEGAKFADTHDFASVWTPERHFHAFGGLYPNPAVTGAAVAAVTEKVAVRAGSVVAPLHHPVRIAEEWSVVDNLSKGRVGIAFASGWHAADFVLRPEGYPTRRSGLIDSVKAIRRLWRQEPATFVDGAGESVDVTVFPPPVQRELPVWLTSAGNPQTFREAGEMGAGVLTHLLGQGVDVLEKRIGEYRQAFRDHHDETEGDGHVALMLHTFVGPDREKVRATVRGPFSKYLASSFDLVIHAARAAGADAVALDLNKMSPADIDFLVGQAFDRYFETSGLFGTVEDGLRMCERLYEIGVDEIACLIDFGVETDEVLAGLAHLDLLRQAWREREQAR
- a CDS encoding ABC transporter permease, with amino-acid sequence MAEFLGDTRAIAGRHLRHLLRLPEKLVGFTVMPVAMVVGLGILFGGSMRVPGGGPYGAYVAAGVITSLAVSTVALSALGVLDDLQNGVFDRLRSLPVDRAAILSGRIVVDSLPVVVAMAGVVPAAWIAGWADGVRPTAALAAVGLELLLGTGCACLGIFLGLTLRNAEAVTSLVPVCLLPATFLSNAFVPPDGLPGWLRQVVGWNPVTAVNSTVRDLLGTGATPAGAGFPDRHAAPLAVVFCLLVIAVTAPAAARAYRRAGPMR
- a CDS encoding class I SAM-dependent methyltransferase; protein product: MTPGVTTPADFEAGDGPAPELNVRPLVDTTLLPDWRGSGRVVHSAHRVYEHLISLWAPGVIEAAHDLGVFAELSAGPRTSDQLARACAANQRAMRVLMDGLYAYDIVDRVPAEDGPAVYRMPEEMRECLLPDGLFSLVGKIEYDRQLAWHSWRNLADAVRGDNRDETGGLQLNQISEHNYESLVRGINFWAPPIVEALRGGFETLEWPTDRPASVLDIGCGTGLYSQLLLRAFPRWRATGLEAPAIAPIATAQAERLGVADRFGVQVRDFWTESWGSDHDLLVFVNIFHLQTPESAQELLRKSKEALSRDGLICIADHLVTDEKDAKSVQDRFAMLFAASMLATGGGDAFLLDDYDQWLASTGLRRVAVLDTPMHRILLAGHA
- a CDS encoding ABC transporter permease, with the protein product MSEFLSDCLALTGRHLRHLTRVPERLLSVTLMPVMYVIVFGFLFGSAMQVEGGNYREYIMAGIFAQVMLANLQTTAVGVVDDLRNGLVDRFRSLPMSRYAVLIGRTVSDLLLSTVAIVVMAAVGSLIGWRVHTGAPHILAAFGILLLLGLGAAWLGALLGLSLRNVEAVSAVMSMVMMPLTFLSSAFIPLSGLPEWLRAIAVWNPLSAVVGALRRLFGNPTSVGDTSFPSVHPIPVAVVLIVAMIALAMPLAARRYRTAAAR
- a CDS encoding ATP-binding cassette domain-containing protein → MDIAIRAEGLSKRYGGKQVKDALNGVDLSVPAGTVFGLLGPNGAGKTTTVRILATLLSADGGEATVAGFDVRRQGKEVRRRIGLTGQYAAVDERLTGRENLRLIGTLYHLGRSATRARADELLERLDLTDAADRPVKTYSGGMRRRLDLAASLIAEPPVLFLDEPTTGLDLSSRLTLWEVIRTQVSRGVTVLLTTQYLEEADQLADRIAVLKDGSVVAEGTPDELKDRVGDDRLRVTAASADDVVALTKVLSRFGVDEPLVDEEKRTVSVPMTEGVGGIATVATELVQAGIPVADFRLSRPSMDEVFLSLTGPATRPVTEGAAT